One Psychrilyobacter piezotolerans DNA window includes the following coding sequences:
- a CDS encoding autotransporter outer membrane beta-barrel domain-containing protein, whose amino-acid sequence MINNRRTLSFLSIFIIFVKFISADILDFDAFNGSGKFINAKGGIITSPDGKPYDDVIGKLYVWGDFGEDNYSDSIQTHEIFTALMFNGTVISESPIYNAEIGTVPSTNEFHFILARNKFNGGVIENNELGELLETGYFNENNPLKNKFYNDIKIFDSKEKLNLAIDETFGINFYPLIAKQTLETITDVNTSVMNSISTTDEYSLIGNIRMMGNYKFDNVKFKNVDNLNGYETESLIVSVGAETKIHSNLKIGTMHSFIDSTTDMDNYKGSRDDFYYQGGLYAVYDADSVIYSSLLSVGGSDTDIYRYNSSPLGDFINKSNMTNLVLGLNNSIYKKFKFGKSYISPKMELNLIGLHQEEIEEDGDYGLEIDKINSLSIEPGIGFNIEKTFDITYTTRLNIGAEVMSYIEIADPYKNLDARLKTISPEKYTIEKYDNSIYHIDFSLKQGLKSLNGLGFYLTEDYTLSENQEQFKFGLNISYIF is encoded by the coding sequence ATGATAAATAATAGACGAACATTAAGTTTTCTTAGTATCTTCATAATATTTGTAAAATTTATATCAGCTGATATTTTAGATTTCGATGCCTTTAACGGCAGCGGGAAATTTATAAACGCCAAGGGCGGAATCATTACCTCTCCTGATGGTAAGCCCTATGATGATGTAATCGGAAAATTATATGTATGGGGAGATTTTGGAGAGGACAATTATTCTGATAGTATACAAACTCATGAAATATTTACCGCTTTAATGTTTAATGGTACTGTTATATCTGAATCGCCTATATATAATGCTGAAATAGGCACCGTTCCATCTACGAATGAATTTCATTTTATCTTAGCTAGGAATAAATTTAACGGGGGAGTTATTGAGAATAACGAACTCGGTGAATTATTGGAAACGGGATATTTTAATGAGAATAATCCATTAAAAAATAAATTCTATAACGATATCAAGATTTTTGATTCCAAAGAAAAGTTAAATTTAGCAATAGATGAAACTTTTGGAATAAATTTCTATCCCCTAATAGCCAAACAAACGCTGGAAACAATAACCGATGTTAACACTTCGGTAATGAATTCTATATCAACTACAGATGAATACTCCCTTATTGGAAACATAAGAATGATGGGTAACTATAAATTTGATAACGTTAAATTTAAGAATGTCGATAATCTTAATGGGTATGAAACAGAAAGTCTCATTGTTTCGGTTGGAGCAGAAACCAAGATTCATTCTAATTTAAAAATAGGAACCATGCATAGTTTTATAGATTCGACTACAGATATGGATAATTATAAAGGGTCCAGAGACGATTTTTATTATCAAGGGGGACTGTATGCCGTTTACGATGCTGATTCGGTAATTTACTCCTCGCTGTTATCTGTTGGCGGATCGGATACCGATATTTATAGATATAATAGCAGCCCCTTGGGAGATTTTATAAATAAATCTAATATGACTAATCTTGTTTTAGGATTAAATAATTCTATTTATAAAAAATTTAAATTTGGTAAATCTTATATATCTCCTAAAATGGAACTTAACCTTATAGGGTTGCATCAGGAAGAAATAGAGGAAGATGGAGACTATGGTCTGGAGATAGATAAAATAAATTCTTTGTCCATAGAGCCTGGAATTGGTTTTAATATTGAAAAAACCTTCGACATAACTTATACTACTCGATTAAATATAGGAGCTGAAGTTATGAGCTATATAGAAATAGCAGATCCCTATAAAAATTTAGATGCCAGGTTAAAAACAATCAGCCCTGAAAAATACACCATAGAAAAATATGATAATAGTATCTATCACATTGATTTTTCACTCAAACAAGGTTTAAAAAGTTTAAATGGATTAGGTTTTTACCTGACTGAAGACTATACATTATCTGAAAATCAAGAACAATTTAAATTCGGGTTGAATATATCTTATATCTTTTGA
- a CDS encoding IS1182 family transposase translates to MKKKIVFRDYNQKQMVLPSSIMTLIPENHVVRVVNDIIDSIDVSALVEKYHGGGRSAYNPKMLLKVLVYAYTQKVYSGRNIAKQLKENIYYMWIAGHEKPDFRTINRFRSEKLGNEIDNIFSNILMFLMEKEYIKYENYFLDGTKIEANARKFSFVWSKSTNRYSESLQEKIKVLLKDIKEVTDSENKEYGIKDLEEYEGREITSEDLSEISENINKHLSDDKNLDKELKKKKKILDDDYLPRAKKYEEYKKIAGKRNSFSKTDHDATFMRMKEDHMKNGHLKPGYNIQIGTENQFILGYTIHQKPSDSTTLIPHLNHLESQIGKLPENIIADAGYGSHENYSYLKEKELGAYVKYNTWFKDIKGKNTKIWNKNSFIYDSKTDEYICPNGERLTYQHTRKQKTDNGYLQEIKYYQYDNCYDCMMKDKCTRGQFSRMLGVNAPLEEYKRIARVNLCSEKGTKLRKRRCADVEAVFGLIKGNGAFRRFLLRGMKKVNIEWGLISIAHNLKRLSEMISSLAKLNKMLLYLLKLYTNKKRGTQVENLLMSRPL, encoded by the coding sequence ATGAAGAAGAAAATTGTTTTTAGAGACTATAACCAAAAGCAGATGGTATTGCCATCTAGTATAATGACTTTAATTCCTGAAAATCATGTTGTTAGGGTGGTCAATGATATTATTGATTCTATAGATGTAAGTGCGCTTGTTGAAAAATATCATGGAGGAGGAAGAAGCGCGTATAATCCTAAAATGTTATTGAAGGTATTAGTTTATGCATATACCCAAAAAGTATATTCAGGTAGAAATATCGCTAAACAGCTTAAAGAAAACATCTATTACATGTGGATTGCAGGGCATGAAAAGCCTGATTTTAGAACGATTAATAGATTTAGAAGTGAGAAACTCGGAAATGAAATCGATAATATATTTTCAAATATTCTTATGTTTCTTATGGAAAAAGAATATATTAAATATGAAAACTATTTTTTAGATGGAACAAAAATAGAAGCTAATGCGCGCAAGTTTTCATTTGTTTGGTCTAAATCAACTAATAGGTATTCTGAATCTTTGCAAGAAAAAATAAAGGTTTTGTTAAAAGATATAAAAGAGGTTACGGATAGTGAAAACAAAGAATATGGGATAAAAGATCTTGAAGAATATGAAGGCAGAGAAATAACATCAGAAGATTTAAGTGAAATAAGCGAAAACATCAATAAACATCTCAGTGATGATAAAAATTTGGATAAAGAATTAAAGAAAAAAAAGAAAATTTTAGATGATGACTATTTACCTAGAGCTAAGAAATATGAAGAATATAAAAAAATTGCAGGAAAGAGAAATAGCTTTTCTAAGACTGATCATGATGCTACGTTTATGAGGATGAAAGAGGATCACATGAAAAATGGGCATTTAAAACCAGGATATAATATTCAAATAGGTACAGAAAATCAATTTATTCTAGGGTATACAATTCATCAAAAGCCTTCTGATTCAACAACTTTAATTCCACATTTAAATCATTTAGAATCTCAGATTGGAAAATTACCAGAAAATATTATTGCAGATGCAGGTTATGGAAGTCATGAAAATTATAGCTATTTAAAAGAAAAAGAATTGGGAGCTTATGTTAAATACAATACTTGGTTTAAAGATATTAAAGGAAAAAACACAAAAATATGGAACAAAAACTCATTCATATATGATAGTAAAACAGATGAATATATATGTCCAAATGGAGAACGGTTAACATATCAACACACAAGAAAACAAAAAACAGATAATGGGTATTTACAGGAAATCAAATATTACCAATATGATAATTGTTATGATTGTATGATGAAAGATAAATGTACTAGAGGTCAATTTAGCAGGATGTTGGGAGTGAATGCGCCTCTGGAAGAATACAAAAGAATAGCCCGTGTTAACCTTTGCTCAGAAAAAGGCACTAAATTACGTAAGCGTCGTTGCGCAGACGTAGAAGCAGTCTTTGGATTGATCAAAGGCAATGGTGCGTTCAGAAGATTCCTCTTGAGAGGGATGAAAAAGGTAAATATTGAATGGGGATTAATCTCCATCGCACACAACCTGAAGAGGTTGTCAGAAATGATTTCTTCTTTGGCGAAATTAAATAAAATGTTATTATATTTATTGAAATTATATACAAATAAAAAGAGGGGGACTCAAGTAGAAAATCTACTTATGAGTCGCCCTCTTTAA
- a CDS encoding ADP-ribosylglycohydrolase family protein — protein sequence MKRSNEYFRGCLIGGAVSDALGAPIEFMSLEKIKKKFGKNGIKDLVYDKKHKAKITDDTQMTMFTAEGLLRGNVRQNYKGICDPTSVVFHAYLRWFYTQGEKTQNKNFKETEYDGWLIKVEDLHARRSPGYTCISSLVKGVMGDVEKPINNSKGCGGVMRVAPVGLCVREDMVFELACEIAAITHGHPSGYLAAGVFAMVISNIISGMSIIYSINNSLEILKTKKYHEKCLSKIQLAIKLALESKSTEEDIKRIGEGWVAEEAIAISIYCSLLADSNFEKGVSMAANHSGDSDSTGSITGNILGAYLGISSIPKKWTDNVELFYEIVELADDLLICFKDKNEWWKKYPGW from the coding sequence ATGAAGAGAAGTAATGAGTATTTTAGAGGATGCCTTATTGGTGGAGCTGTTAGTGATGCCTTAGGTGCCCCGATAGAATTTATGTCTTTGGAAAAAATAAAAAAGAAATTTGGAAAAAATGGGATAAAAGATTTAGTTTATGATAAAAAGCATAAAGCAAAGATTACCGATGATACCCAAATGACTATGTTTACTGCAGAGGGATTATTGCGGGGAAATGTTCGTCAAAACTATAAGGGTATTTGTGATCCTACATCAGTAGTTTTTCACGCTTATCTACGATGGTTCTACACACAGGGAGAGAAAACTCAAAATAAAAATTTTAAAGAAACTGAATATGATGGATGGCTGATTAAAGTAGAGGACCTACATGCCAGGAGATCTCCAGGATATACCTGTATATCATCGCTTGTTAAAGGTGTAATGGGAGATGTTGAAAAGCCAATAAATAATAGTAAGGGTTGCGGAGGGGTTATGAGAGTTGCACCTGTTGGACTTTGTGTCCGCGAGGATATGGTGTTTGAGTTAGCGTGTGAAATAGCAGCCATTACACATGGGCATCCTTCTGGATATCTTGCAGCCGGTGTTTTTGCTATGGTTATATCTAATATTATTTCAGGTATGTCTATAATCTATTCAATCAATAATTCTTTAGAGATATTAAAAACAAAAAAATATCATGAAAAATGTTTAAGTAAAATACAATTAGCTATAAAGTTAGCTTTGGAATCGAAATCCACTGAAGAAGATATAAAAAGAATTGGGGAAGGGTGGGTAGCTGAAGAAGCTATAGCTATTTCCATTTATTGCTCGCTGTTAGCAGACAGTAATTTTGAAAAAGGAGTCAGTATGGCAGCAAATCATAGTGGTGACAGTGATAGTACCGGATCTATAACAGGAAATATTTTAGGAGCATATTTAGGTATAAGTTCAATTCCAAAAAAATGGACTGACAATGTAGAATTATTTTATGAAATAGTTGAGTTGGCAGATGATTTATTGATCTGCTTTAAAGATAAAAACGAGTGGTGGAAGAAGTATCCGGGGTGGTAA
- a CDS encoding DUF4242 domain-containing protein translates to MPKYVIERDIPGAGNLSSEDLKQSAKTSCDILKQMGPEIQWLHSYVTDDKIYCVYIAPNKQMIKEHAEKGGFPVTKISEVHTIIDPTTSE, encoded by the coding sequence ATGCCTAAGTATGTAATAGAAAGAGATATTCCCGGAGCTGGAAATCTATCTTCAGAAGACTTAAAACAATCTGCTAAAACTTCTTGTGATATTTTGAAGCAAATGGGACCAGAAATCCAGTGGTTACATAGCTATGTAACTGATGATAAGATCTATTGTGTATATATTGCTCCAAATAAACAAATGATAAAGGAGCATGCTGAAAAAGGTGGATTCCCAGTGACGAAAATCTCTGAAGTTCATACAATAATAGACCCTACGACATCGGAGTAA
- a CDS encoding YkvI family membrane protein — protein sequence MDSKTAAATSIDIVTVMKVAGAFIALLIGSGFATGQEVMQFFSSYGLMGILGAIITLALFVYSTHSFIVLGMEKDIVKNEDVFKYYLGKWIGTGLSWYTMIFIVTVFAIMLSGAGATLNQSYGIPLYMGSGIMAVLTTGTILLGLNKLIDIVGILGPVIIILTIFIAIATIFKNPLGIIEGHTVVGSLEMYRASSNWWKSSILYVGINILGLASFIPSLGKLLKNKKEAAAVSILGPALFIKALILVALALLSDIVIVNQSAIPVLTLAKGVLPIFKTIFAAIIFLGIYTSATSLLWTVVARFSEEKTKKYTILTLTLGAVGFFGGNILPFAQLVNIIYPTVGYVGSVVLIGIIVKDVRGSFLIKI from the coding sequence ATGGATAGTAAAACAGCAGCAGCAACATCTATAGATATTGTAACTGTAATGAAGGTTGCAGGTGCATTTATAGCATTACTTATCGGCTCAGGGTTTGCTACGGGGCAAGAGGTGATGCAGTTCTTTTCATCTTACGGTTTGATGGGCATTCTTGGTGCAATAATTACTTTGGCATTGTTTGTATATTCAACTCATTCATTTATAGTGCTTGGCATGGAAAAGGATATTGTTAAAAATGAAGATGTTTTTAAATACTATCTAGGGAAATGGATTGGCACCGGATTAAGTTGGTACACAATGATTTTTATTGTCACGGTGTTTGCGATTATGTTGTCAGGAGCCGGAGCTACATTAAACCAAAGTTATGGGATACCGCTATATATGGGTAGCGGCATAATGGCTGTATTGACTACTGGCACAATACTTTTAGGACTAAATAAACTTATTGATATTGTTGGTATTCTCGGACCTGTAATTATTATTTTGACAATATTTATTGCAATCGCAACTATTTTTAAAAATCCATTGGGAATCATAGAAGGTCACACGGTAGTAGGTTCTTTAGAGATGTATAGAGCATCTTCAAATTGGTGGAAATCCAGTATTTTATATGTTGGAATAAATATTTTAGGACTAGCAAGTTTTATTCCTTCATTAGGGAAGCTTCTCAAGAATAAAAAAGAGGCAGCAGCAGTATCAATTCTTGGACCGGCATTATTTATCAAAGCGTTAATTTTGGTAGCTCTCGCTCTTTTAAGTGATATTGTTATAGTAAATCAATCTGCAATTCCTGTTTTAACATTAGCAAAGGGAGTATTGCCTATTTTTAAAACTATTTTTGCAGCAATCATTTTTTTAGGTATTTATACATCTGCAACATCTTTACTGTGGACAGTTGTAGCACGCTTTTCAGAGGAAAAAACAAAGAAATATACAATATTAACACTTACATTAGGAGCGGTAGGATTCTTTGGAGGAAATATATTACCATTTGCACAGCTTGTTAATATAATTTATCCTACTGTAGGATACGTTGGATCAGTGGTATTAATAGGAATTATTGTTAAAGATGTAAGGGGAAGTTTTTTAATTAAAATCTAG
- a CDS encoding cupin domain-containing protein: MNNINIGSKIREFRLSKKFSLKALAEAAGVSSSLLSQIEKGSANPSINTIKHIADVLDTPLFLFFKNEAPMDSFIVRKEERRSMSFFKGEGTSYELLTPDLSGDIEFMILSLQPGTESSDKRREHKGEEVAYILEGSVKLYLEGEKFTLLQGDSAKINPAMKHKWKNEGEEDAKIIFAINPPCF; encoded by the coding sequence ATGAATAATATAAATATAGGATCTAAGATAAGGGAATTTAGGCTTTCCAAGAAATTCAGTCTTAAGGCTCTGGCAGAAGCAGCAGGAGTTTCTTCATCTCTTCTCAGTCAGATCGAGAAAGGGAGTGCCAATCCCTCTATAAATACAATAAAACATATTGCAGATGTACTGGATACCCCCCTCTTTCTCTTCTTCAAAAATGAGGCTCCAATGGACAGCTTCATCGTGAGAAAGGAAGAGAGAAGATCTATGTCCTTCTTCAAGGGAGAAGGGACTTCCTATGAGCTTCTTACTCCGGATCTATCGGGAGATATTGAGTTTATGATACTGAGCCTTCAGCCGGGAACTGAGTCTTCGGACAAGAGAAGGGAGCACAAGGGAGAGGAAGTGGCATATATATTGGAGGGAAGTGTAAAGCTCTATCTGGAGGGAGAAAAGTTCACCCTCCTTCAGGGAGACAGTGCCAAAATAAACCCCGCTATGAAGCACAAGTGGAAAAATGAGGGAGAGGAGGATGCAAAAATTATATTTGCAATAAATCCCCCATGTTTTTAA
- a CDS encoding DUF819 family protein yields MFLALFGLLALALGSGALFSWVSTLLPQTQFLTATAWLILLSTVAGIIGGMTSLSRVTGSKQLSNIMLYTMIALIASSANFGELTEAPVYIIAGLVILGVHAILMVVLAKIFKPDLFTCCIASCANIGGVASSPVIAGAYNEALVPVGVLMGICSLADVVKAGVFIKDMNEFGKINEIYAQYFTDTKPARACVEVARLPKDVKVEIEVIAVK; encoded by the coding sequence ATTTTCTTAGCCCTATTTGGTCTTTTAGCTCTTGCTCTTGGTTCTGGTGCTCTATTTTCTTGGGTATCTACGTTACTACCACAAACTCAGTTCCTTACAGCTACTGCGTGGCTAATACTATTATCTACTGTCGCTGGTATCATTGGTGGAATGACTTCACTTAGCAGAGTTACCGGGTCAAAGCAGCTATCTAACATCATGCTATATACTATGATTGCTCTAATAGCTTCAAGTGCAAACTTTGGAGAGCTTACAGAAGCACCTGTATATATTATTGCAGGATTAGTAATCCTTGGTGTTCACGCAATCCTTATGGTTGTTCTAGCTAAGATATTTAAGCCGGATCTCTTCACCTGCTGTATTGCTAGTTGTGCAAATATAGGCGGAGTAGCAAGTTCACCTGTAATAGCAGGGGCTTACAATGAAGCTCTGGTGCCTGTAGGGGTTCTAATGGGGATATGTTCTCTAGCTGACGTTGTAAAGGCTGGAGTTTTCATCAAAGATATGAATGAGTTTGGAAAGATCAATGAGATCTATGCACAATACTTTACAGATACAAAGCCTGCTAGAGCTTGTGTTGAAGTTGCAAGGTTGCCAAAAGATGTAAAGGTGGAAATAGAAGTAATCGCTGTAAAATAA
- a CDS encoding alanine racemase — protein sequence MNIKELATPCFLVNLDILEENIDRFQKISAENKTQLWPMLKTHKSTEITRMQMEAGATGVLTGTLDEAEAVVEKAGVKKVMLAYPVLGEANINRIIELKKKAEVYIALDGIEAANEISTLLGDEEIKYLIIFDSGLGRFGVSSEMAPSLVKEIGQFSNLKFAGICTHTGQVYGVSGSDEVPGIVKTEIEITKDIVKNLEEAGFKPEIVATGTTPTFFEAVKEESINATRPGNYVFFDAIQIALGAATMEDCSLTVMATIVSHPKEDLFILDCGSKCLGLDKGAHGASLTEGFGMVKGHPELLMAGLSEEVAKVKITGKTNLKIGDRIEIIPNHSCSAANMTSYLTGHRGGEIERLIEVDIRGNSNKPKVL from the coding sequence ATGAATATTAAAGAACTTGCAACACCTTGTTTTCTAGTAAATTTGGATATCTTGGAGGAAAATATAGACAGATTTCAAAAGATATCTGCTGAAAATAAAACTCAGCTATGGCCCATGTTAAAAACTCACAAGAGTACAGAGATTACAAGGATGCAGATGGAGGCTGGAGCTACAGGAGTTCTTACGGGAACCTTGGATGAAGCTGAAGCTGTAGTAGAAAAGGCTGGAGTTAAAAAAGTAATGCTGGCTTACCCTGTACTTGGAGAAGCTAACATAAATAGAATTATAGAACTCAAGAAGAAAGCTGAGGTATATATTGCCCTGGACGGTATAGAGGCCGCCAATGAGATCAGTACCCTTTTGGGAGATGAAGAGATCAAGTATCTTATTATCTTTGATTCAGGACTGGGTAGGTTTGGAGTGTCATCTGAGATGGCTCCTTCCCTTGTAAAAGAGATAGGACAATTTTCAAACCTGAAGTTCGCAGGAATCTGTACCCATACAGGTCAGGTATATGGAGTATCAGGAAGTGATGAGGTTCCAGGTATCGTAAAAACTGAAATAGAAATTACAAAAGATATAGTAAAGAATCTAGAAGAAGCTGGTTTTAAACCTGAGATCGTTGCCACTGGTACTACTCCGACATTCTTTGAAGCTGTGAAGGAAGAATCTATAAATGCTACAAGACCTGGAAACTATGTTTTCTTCGATGCCATCCAAATAGCCCTTGGAGCTGCCACTATGGAGGATTGCTCCCTTACTGTTATGGCCACTATCGTATCCCATCCCAAGGAGGATCTCTTCATTCTGGACTGTGGAAGCAAGTGTCTGGGACTGGATAAGGGGGCTCACGGTGCCTCACTCACAGAAGGTTTTGGAATGGTGAAGGGACACCCTGAGCTTTTGATGGCAGGACTTTCAGAGGAGGTTGCCAAGGTTAAGATTACAGGTAAAACAAATCTTAAGATAGGAGACAGAATAGAAATCATACCGAACCATTCATGTTCTGCTGCCAATATGACCAGCTATCTTACAGGTCATAGAGGAGGAGAGATCGAGAGACTTATAGAGGTAGATATAAGAGGAAACTCAAATAAACCTAAGGTACTATAA
- a CDS encoding GGDEF domain-containing protein → MEVKLKESLKIVVYYMFISFLWILFSDKILYMMVKDIEYYKLLQTYKGSFFILLTSVLLFKLIHSSYLKVETLDRQLQNTLTQLKSNKIELEKLAYVDYLTGLATRRLLDEKYELLFESAKRSETMLTLVMIDLDYFKKYNDRYGHLEGDRVLKAVGKLLKEVFKRNGDVISRYGGEEFMVILCQTPLKDTISLVENFQEKLKGCNVKHEDSPFGEITASLGINNCKISKNQDSENFLRKVDQALYKAKEGGRNRYSF, encoded by the coding sequence ATGGAAGTTAAATTAAAGGAATCATTAAAAATTGTTGTGTATTATATGTTTATTTCATTTTTATGGATATTATTTTCTGATAAAATTTTATACATGATGGTTAAAGATATTGAATATTATAAGTTACTTCAAACTTATAAAGGATCATTTTTTATTCTCTTGACATCTGTTTTATTGTTTAAACTAATTCACAGTAGTTATTTAAAAGTTGAAACCTTAGACAGACAGTTACAAAATACTCTTACCCAGTTAAAATCTAATAAAATAGAGCTGGAAAAACTGGCATATGTAGATTATTTAACCGGACTAGCTACGAGAAGGCTGCTGGATGAAAAGTACGAGTTGTTGTTTGAGAGTGCAAAGAGATCGGAAACCATGTTAACCCTTGTAATGATCGACCTAGATTATTTTAAAAAATATAATGACAGATATGGACATCTGGAGGGAGATCGTGTTTTAAAGGCAGTAGGAAAGCTGTTAAAAGAAGTTTTTAAAAGAAATGGAGATGTTATAAGTAGATACGGTGGAGAAGAATTTATGGTTATCTTGTGCCAAACGCCTTTAAAAGATACGATATCTTTAGTGGAAAATTTTCAGGAAAAATTAAAAGGCTGTAATGTAAAACATGAAGATTCACCCTTTGGGGAGATAACAGCCAGTCTTGGAATAAATAATTGTAAGATTTCTAAGAATCAAGATTCAGAGAATTTTTTACGAAAAGTTGATCAAGCCCTTTACAAAGCCAAGGAAGGTGGAAGGAACAGATATAGTTTTTAG
- a CDS encoding toxin-antitoxin system YwqK family antitoxin, translating to MKKILLILLISFSLISCGKPEQSINGDQLQDRNGLMYEVNKETPYTGEIIYYYENGQIKGKGNLKDGKQNGEFIGYDENGQINFKMNSNDEGQSLEFIYYYENGQIKHKMNFKDGDGESISYYENGKIKEKGNLKDGKQNGEWIFYHETGEIEHKANYKDGDLNGEIINYYENGQIKAKKNYKDGMLIN from the coding sequence ATGAAAAAAATATTATTAATATTACTGATCAGTTTTAGTTTAATTAGTTGTGGGAAACCAGAGCAATCAATTAATGGAGATCAATTACAGGATAGAAACGGGCTAATGTATGAAGTAAATAAAGAAACTCCATATACAGGAGAAATTATTTACTATTACGAAAATGGACAAATCAAAGGAAAAGGAAATTTAAAAGATGGGAAACAAAATGGAGAATTTATTGGTTATGATGAAAATGGACAAATTAATTTCAAAATGAATTCTAACGATGAGGGACAAAGTTTAGAATTTATTTACTATTATGAAAATGGACAAATTAAACATAAAATGAATTTTAAAGATGGGGATGGGGAAAGTATTTCCTATTACGAAAATGGAAAAATAAAAGAAAAAGGAAATCTTAAAGATGGGAAACAAAATGGGGAATGGATTTTCTATCATGAAACTGGAGAAATTGAACATAAAGCAAATTATAAAGATGGGGACCTAAATGGGGAAATTATTAACTATTACGAAAATGGACAAATCAAAGCTAAAAAAAATTATAAAGATGGAATGCTAATTAATTAA
- a CDS encoding DUF6694 family lipoprotein, translated as MKKLILMIFMMSLITGFAGNKIDSSTDEKFESSINSIKNSLSDEKKKEFEATILSFTSSVIDNNSFEMAVNPDGVQRKIKDKLHGKTADEVIAQGDLIIAEQKKREQERKRIERKQTLAEIEKIKTEITEFEKKQSEVKKELKKFIVVRSRFYFQEEIFSDDPIIEVTVKNETKHAVSKAYFHGIIASPGRSIPWLKDTFSCKISGGLQPGERVTFKLSPNMLGDWDNVPKDKEDMILTLTTTRIDGADEKSIYDSDSDSEFSEWDNERFEDLKEKLAELQKVTQN; from the coding sequence ATGAAGAAATTAATTCTGATGATTTTTATGATGAGTCTCATCACAGGATTTGCAGGTAATAAAATCGACTCATCCACAGATGAAAAATTTGAGTCGTCAATAAATAGTATAAAAAACTCGTTGAGCGATGAAAAGAAGAAAGAATTTGAAGCAACTATTCTGTCTTTTACTTCTTCTGTGATCGATAATAATTCTTTTGAAATGGCAGTTAATCCGGATGGGGTGCAACGAAAAATCAAAGACAAGCTACACGGTAAAACAGCAGATGAAGTGATTGCTCAAGGCGATCTCATAATTGCTGAACAAAAAAAGAGGGAGCAGGAACGAAAAAGGATAGAACGAAAACAAACCCTTGCTGAAATAGAGAAAATCAAAACAGAAATCACTGAGTTTGAAAAGAAACAATCAGAGGTAAAAAAGGAATTAAAAAAGTTCATCGTAGTGCGATCTCGTTTCTACTTCCAAGAAGAAATATTTAGCGACGATCCCATAATTGAAGTGACAGTGAAAAATGAGACGAAACATGCAGTATCGAAGGCTTATTTTCACGGAATCATAGCCTCACCTGGACGCTCAATCCCTTGGCTGAAAGATACTTTCAGCTGTAAAATTTCAGGTGGTTTGCAGCCGGGAGAGCGAGTCACTTTCAAACTTTCGCCAAATATGCTTGGTGATTGGGACAATGTGCCAAAGGACAAGGAAGACATGATTCTTACCTTAACCACAACCCGTATAGATGGAGCTGATGAAAAATCAATTTACGACTCAGATTCCGATTCAGAATTTTCGGAATGGGATAACGAAAGATTTGAAGATCTGAAAGAAAAGCTGGCCGAATTGCAGAAAGTTACACAAAATTGA